From Amphiprion ocellaris isolate individual 3 ecotype Okinawa chromosome 10, ASM2253959v1, whole genome shotgun sequence, one genomic window encodes:
- the mbnl1 gene encoding muscleblind-like protein 1 isoform X21 produces MAMLAQQMQLANAMMPSTQLPPMVRGHTRMNTPQQLPMPMFSVTPGLATNASAAAAAAAAAFNPYLSPVSPGLMPPEILPSTPVLMASSPAVSQVPNAAAAAAQKLLRTDRLEVCREYQRGNCSRGENDCRFAHPADSTMIDTNDNTVTVCMDYIKGRCSREKCKYFHPPAHLQAKIKAAQHQVNQATAAAAMTQSAVKSLKRPLDATFDLGIAPSVMAPLPKRAALEKANGASAVFNTGMLQYQQALASMQFQQQAAFLPSGSILCMTPAASVVPMMHGGTPATVSAATTSATSVPFATASTNQDSSLSKLTTNEYMQLIPIISADHLSSHKYLTQM; encoded by the exons ATGGCCATGCTGGCCCAGCAGATGCAGCTTGCCAATGCCATGATGCCCAGCACACAGCTACCACCAATGGTGAGAGGACACACACGTATGAACACACCACAGCAACTGCCCATG CCCATGTTCTCGGTGACACCAGGCCTGGCCACCAACGCcagcgcagcagcagcagctgcagcagcggcCTTTAATCCCTACTTAAGCCCTGTGTCACCAGGCCTGATGCCTCCGGAGATCCTGCCCAGCACCCCTGTCCTCATGGCCTCGAGCCCCGCCGTCAGCCAAGTCCccaacgctgctgctgctgcagcccaGAAGCTGCTGAGAACAGACAGACTCGAG GTGTGTCGGGAGTATCAGAGGGGCAACTGCTCTCGGGGAGAGAACGACTGTCGCTTTGCTCACCCCGCAGACAGCACTATGATCGACACCAATGACAACACGGTCACTGTATGCATGGACTACATCAAGGGTCGGTGCTCCCGGGAAAAGTGCAAGTACTTCCACCCACCAGCGCATCTGCAGGCCAAAATTAAGGCTGCCCAGCACCAGGTGAACCAGGCCACAGCCGCCGCGGCCATG ACTCAGTCGGCTGTCAAATCACTGAAGCGACCCCTCGACGCAACCTTTGACCTG GGCATCGCCCCTAGTGTCATGGCTCCCCTGCCAAAGCGGGCAGCCCTGGAGAAGGCCAACGGGGCCTCTGCCGTGTTTAACACCGGCATGCTCCAGTATCAACAGGCCCTGGCCAGCATGCAGTTTCAGCAGCAGGCTGCTTTCCTCCCATCAG GCTCAATATTGTGCATGACACCTGCAGCCAGCGTTG TTCCCATGATGCACGGTGGTACTCCAGCCACTGTGTCTGCAGCCACCACATCTGCCACAAGCGTTCCCTTCGCAACTGCCTCCACCAATCAG GACTCTTCCTTATCAAAGTTGACTACCAACGAATACATGCAATTG ATTCCAATAATATCTGCAGATCATCTGAGTAGTCACAAGTACTTGACTCAAATGTAG
- the LOC111577300 gene encoding ras-related protein Rap-2b-like — translation MREYKVVVLGSGGVGKSALTVQFVTGSFIEKYDPTIEDFYRKEIEVDSSPSVLEILDTAGTEQFASMRDLYIKNGQGFILVYSLVNQQSFQDIKPMRDQIIRVKRYERVPMILVGNKVDLEGEREVSSGEGKALAQDWNCPFMETSAKNKGSVDELFAEIVRQMNYSTVPSGGDQCCSCVLL, via the coding sequence ATGAGGGAGTACAAAGTGGTTGTTTTGGGGTCGGGCGGAGTCGGTAAATCGGCGCTGACGGTCCAGTTCGTGACGGGCTCCTTCATCGAAAAGTACGACCCGACCATAGAGGATTTCTACAGGAAGGAGATCGAGGTGGACTCGTCCCCGTCCGTCCTGGAGATCCTGGACACGGCGGGCACCGAGCAGTTCGCCTCCATGCGAGATCTGTACATCAAGAACGGGCAGGGCTTCATCCTGGTCTACAGCCTGGTCAACCAGCAGAGCTTCCAGGACATCAAGCCCATGAGGGACCAGATCATCCGGGTCAAGAGGTACGAGAGGGTCCCCATGATCCTGGTGGGCAACAAGGTGGACctggagggggagagagaggtgtCCTCCGGGGAAGGCAAGGCTCTGGCCCAAGACTGGAACTGCCCCTTTATGGAAACTTCAGCCAAAAATAAAGGATCTGTGGACGAACTGTTTGCAGAAATAGTGAGACAGATGAACTACTCCACTGTTCCCAGCGGTGGAGACCAGTGCTGCTCCTGCGTCCTGCTCTAA